One window of Channa argus isolate prfri chromosome 4, Channa argus male v1.0, whole genome shotgun sequence genomic DNA carries:
- the LOC137125538 gene encoding uncharacterized protein isoform X4 produces the protein MDLLWMILLVFLVCAEAQNVTEVKVELGQNVTLNCSGDNVDVYWYVEFVSQVRGHISRTFSGDPADTEYFVSSVISKYSAWENSLLITNITAEDCRLYFCGRRINGDIQFVDTFSLVSDVAPSPPNNDQQHDVMCQNKVVICSSYVLNVFLLLGLLCSLIWLKKKKNCSRQVTHPSPNNTGTLDSQQYAEIQFPPVRAPPPAASSECTYSKVQLPHSTNPGR, from the exons ATGGATCTGCTTTGGATGATCCTGCTGGTGTTTCTGGTCTGTGCAGAGGCCCAGAACGTGACAGAGGTCAAAGTGGAGCTGGGTCAGAACGTCACTCTGAACTGTTCAGGGGATAATGTAGATGTGTACTGGTACGTGGAGTTCGTCAGTCAGGTTCGAGGACACATCAGCCGCACTTTCAGTGGAGATCCTGCAGATACTGAGTACTTCGTGTCCAGTGTTATAAGCAAATACTCAGCTTGGGAAAACAGCCTCCTGATCACCAACATCACAGCAGAGGACTGCAGACTGTACTTCTGTGGCAGGAGGATAAATGGTGACATTCAGTTTGTGGACACATTCAGTCTGGTCTCag ATGTTGCTCCCAGTCCACCAAACAACGATCAGCAGCACGACGTGATGTGTCAGAATAAGGTTGTGATATGCAGCTCATACGTCCTGAATGTCTTCCTCTTACTGG GTTTGCTTTGTTCACTGATTtggttgaagaagaagaagaactgtaGCCGTCAGGTGACTCATCCTTCACCTAATAACACAGGAACTCTGGATTCACAGCAG TATGCAGAGATCCAGTTCCCCCCCGTCAGAGCCCCCCCACCTGCTGCTTCTTCAGAGTGTACTTACTCCAAAGTTCAGCTTCCTCACTCAACTAATCCTGGACGCTGA